A section of the Engystomops pustulosus chromosome 3, aEngPut4.maternal, whole genome shotgun sequence genome encodes:
- the LOC140122804 gene encoding uncharacterized protein isoform X3, with amino-acid sequence MDKDEISRRIFSLALEIISLLSGEAYILLKKTFEDCVATSNHLQEPEGGCDRSPITEPGGGGSRSRGPITEPGGGWSRGPITEPRGGGSRSQGPITEPGGGGWSRGPITEPPPLSLIHEQRILELTMKMTALLSGEVPIRCQDVAVYFSMEEREYIEGHKDRYQDVMMEDPRPRTSHEDPGMKSGGRVTLSVKDVTEHCTGEDLSNDPPGDPSSNPPHPDPSHVVTTDTGHTAAKKFQCGECGKQFLYSSGLFTHKRIHTGEKPYSCLLCGKGFTNRSALIIHERSHTGEKPFSCSVCGKCFSTKSKVTDHKKVHTGEKPYSCSECGKCFIKKSHLIIHKRSHTGEKPYSCPECGKGFTAKAKLKNHLRIHTGEKPFTCSMCGKSYFNKSDLVRHDRSHTGEKPYLCVECGKSFTNKSDLARHKRSHTGERPYSCPVCGKCFVNKSNLITHKRIHTGEKPYPCSVCGKCFGTKFSLVLHERIHTGEKPFTCSECGKGFVNKSDLVTHLRSHTGEKPYPCPECGKCFTLKSSLVTHERIHTGEKPFTCSECGKCFIDKSSLVLHKRVHTGEKPYPCPECGRCFINKSSLVTHERSHTGEKPYSCSLCGKCFTRKSNLVLHERIHTG; translated from the exons ATGGACAAGGATGAGATCTCCAGAAGAATATTCAGCCTCGCCCTGGAGATCATCtccctgctgagcggagag GCTTATATATTGTTGAAGAAAACATTTGAAGACTGTGTGGCCACCAGCAACCATCTCCAGGAGCCAGAAGGAGGATGTGACCGAAGTCCCATCACAGAGCCAggcggaggagggagcaggagccggggGCCCATCacagagccaggaggaggatggagccggGGCCCCATCACAGAGccaagaggaggagggagcaggagccaagGCCCCATCacagagccaggaggaggaggatggagccggGGCCCCATCACAGAgcctccccctctctccctgaTCCATGAGCAGAGGATCCTAGAACTGACCATGAAGATGACTGCGCTGCtgtctggagag gttcctataaggtgtcaggatgtggctgtgtatttctccatggaggagcggGAGTACATAGAGGGACACAAGGACCGGTaccaggacgtcatgatggaggacccccGGCCCCGCACATCACATG aagATCCAGGTATGAAATCTGGGGGAAGAGTCACGTTATCAGTAAAAGATGTCACTGAGCACTGTACAGGAGAAGACCTCAGTAATGATCCTCCAGGAGATCCATCATCTAATCCTCCTCATCCTGACCCGTCACACGTGGTCACCACCGATACAGGACACACAGCGGCTAAGAAGTTCCAATGTGGGGAATGTGGAAAACAGTTTTTATATAGCTCAGGTCTTTTTACACACAAaagaattcacacgggagagaagccatattcatgtttaCTCTGTGGAAAAGGCTTTACAAACAGATCAGCCCTGATCATACatgagagaagtcacacaggagagaagccattttcatgttctgtatGCGGTAAATGCTTTAGTACGAAATCCAAAGTCACGGATCATAAGAAAGTTCATACCGgagagaagccgtattcatgttcagaatgtggaaaatgttttatcaaAAAATCCCATCTTATTATACacaagagaagtcacacaggggagaagccctattcgtgtcctgaatgtgggaaaggttttacAGCAAAAGCAAAACTCAAAAAtcatctgagaattcacacaggagagaaaccatttacATGCTCCATGTGTGGGAAAAGCTATTTTAATAAATCCGATCTTGTGAGACATgatagaagtcacacaggggagaagccctatCTATGTGTGGAGTGTGGGAAATCTTTTACAAATAAATCAGATCTTGCTAGACATAAAAGAAGTCACACGGGAGAGAGACCGTATTCATGTCCAGTGTGCGGGAAATGTTTTGTGAATAAATCCAACCTAATTACACacaagagaattcacacgggagagaagccgtaTCCGTGCTCcgtatgtggaaaatgttttgggaCGAAATTTAGTCTAGTTttgcatgagagaattcacacgggagagaagccatttacatGCTCTGAGTGCGGGAAAGGCTTTGTAAATAAATCCGATCTTGTTACACatctgagaagtcacacaggagagaagccctatccatgtccagaatgtggcaaatgttttacacttaaatcaagtcttgttacacatgagagaattcacactggaGAAAAGCCATtcacatgttcagaatgtgggaaatgttttatagaCAAATCCAGTCTTGTGCTACACAAGAGagttcacacgggagagaagccatatccatgtccagaatgtgggagaTGCTTCATAAATAAGTCAAGCCTTGTTACGCACGAGCgaagccacacaggggagaagccctatTCCTGTTCtctatgtgggaaatgttttacaagaaaatcaaatcttgttctacatgagagaattcacacaggataA
- the LOC140122804 gene encoding uncharacterized protein isoform X1 produces the protein MDKDEISRRIFSLALEIISLLSGEAYILLKKTFEDCVATSNHLQEPEGGCDRSPITEPGGGGSRSRGPITEPGGGWSRGPITEPRGGGSRSQGPITEPGGGGWSRGPITEPPPLSLIHEQRILELTMKMTALLSGEVPIRCQDVAVYFSMEEREYIEGHKDRYQDVMMEDPRPRTSHGTVATCLDKWLNAGDVVGGSHKMDHQPGCNGRLGDSCVLEGCFSFSWVASGISLEEDPGMKSGGRVTLSVKDVTEHCTGEDLSNDPPGDPSSNPPHPDPSHVVTTDTGHTAAKKFQCGECGKQFLYSSGLFTHKRIHTGEKPYSCLLCGKGFTNRSALIIHERSHTGEKPFSCSVCGKCFSTKSKVTDHKKVHTGEKPYSCSECGKCFIKKSHLIIHKRSHTGEKPYSCPECGKGFTAKAKLKNHLRIHTGEKPFTCSMCGKSYFNKSDLVRHDRSHTGEKPYLCVECGKSFTNKSDLARHKRSHTGERPYSCPVCGKCFVNKSNLITHKRIHTGEKPYPCSVCGKCFGTKFSLVLHERIHTGEKPFTCSECGKGFVNKSDLVTHLRSHTGEKPYPCPECGKCFTLKSSLVTHERIHTGEKPFTCSECGKCFIDKSSLVLHKRVHTGEKPYPCPECGRCFINKSSLVTHERSHTGEKPYSCSLCGKCFTRKSNLVLHERIHTG, from the exons ATGGACAAGGATGAGATCTCCAGAAGAATATTCAGCCTCGCCCTGGAGATCATCtccctgctgagcggagag GCTTATATATTGTTGAAGAAAACATTTGAAGACTGTGTGGCCACCAGCAACCATCTCCAGGAGCCAGAAGGAGGATGTGACCGAAGTCCCATCACAGAGCCAggcggaggagggagcaggagccggggGCCCATCacagagccaggaggaggatggagccggGGCCCCATCACAGAGccaagaggaggagggagcaggagccaagGCCCCATCacagagccaggaggaggaggatggagccggGGCCCCATCACAGAgcctccccctctctccctgaTCCATGAGCAGAGGATCCTAGAACTGACCATGAAGATGACTGCGCTGCtgtctggagag gttcctataaggtgtcaggatgtggctgtgtatttctccatggaggagcggGAGTACATAGAGGGACACAAGGACCGGTaccaggacgtcatgatggaggacccccGGCCCCGCACATCACATG gaacagtagcaacgtgcctggACAAATGgttgaatgctggagatgtagttggagggagccacaagatggatcatcagcctggatgcaatggcaggctgggagatagctgtgtcctggaaggatgcttcagcttttcctgggttgcttcaggtatcagccttgaag aagATCCAGGTATGAAATCTGGGGGAAGAGTCACGTTATCAGTAAAAGATGTCACTGAGCACTGTACAGGAGAAGACCTCAGTAATGATCCTCCAGGAGATCCATCATCTAATCCTCCTCATCCTGACCCGTCACACGTGGTCACCACCGATACAGGACACACAGCGGCTAAGAAGTTCCAATGTGGGGAATGTGGAAAACAGTTTTTATATAGCTCAGGTCTTTTTACACACAAaagaattcacacgggagagaagccatattcatgtttaCTCTGTGGAAAAGGCTTTACAAACAGATCAGCCCTGATCATACatgagagaagtcacacaggagagaagccattttcatgttctgtatGCGGTAAATGCTTTAGTACGAAATCCAAAGTCACGGATCATAAGAAAGTTCATACCGgagagaagccgtattcatgttcagaatgtggaaaatgttttatcaaAAAATCCCATCTTATTATACacaagagaagtcacacaggggagaagccctattcgtgtcctgaatgtgggaaaggttttacAGCAAAAGCAAAACTCAAAAAtcatctgagaattcacacaggagagaaaccatttacATGCTCCATGTGTGGGAAAAGCTATTTTAATAAATCCGATCTTGTGAGACATgatagaagtcacacaggggagaagccctatCTATGTGTGGAGTGTGGGAAATCTTTTACAAATAAATCAGATCTTGCTAGACATAAAAGAAGTCACACGGGAGAGAGACCGTATTCATGTCCAGTGTGCGGGAAATGTTTTGTGAATAAATCCAACCTAATTACACacaagagaattcacacgggagagaagccgtaTCCGTGCTCcgtatgtggaaaatgttttgggaCGAAATTTAGTCTAGTTttgcatgagagaattcacacgggagagaagccatttacatGCTCTGAGTGCGGGAAAGGCTTTGTAAATAAATCCGATCTTGTTACACatctgagaagtcacacaggagagaagccctatccatgtccagaatgtggcaaatgttttacacttaaatcaagtcttgttacacatgagagaattcacactggaGAAAAGCCATtcacatgttcagaatgtgggaaatgttttatagaCAAATCCAGTCTTGTGCTACACAAGAGagttcacacgggagagaagccatatccatgtccagaatgtgggagaTGCTTCATAAATAAGTCAAGCCTTGTTACGCACGAGCgaagccacacaggggagaagccctatTCCTGTTCtctatgtgggaaatgttttacaagaaaatcaaatcttgttctacatgagagaattcacacaggataA
- the LOC140122804 gene encoding uncharacterized protein isoform X2 — protein sequence MAYILLKKTFEDCVATSNHLQEPEGGCDRSPITEPGGGGSRSRGPITEPGGGWSRGPITEPRGGGSRSQGPITEPGGGGWSRGPITEPPPLSLIHEQRILELTMKMTALLSGEVPIRCQDVAVYFSMEEREYIEGHKDRYQDVMMEDPRPRTSHGTVATCLDKWLNAGDVVGGSHKMDHQPGCNGRLGDSCVLEGCFSFSWVASGISLEEDPGMKSGGRVTLSVKDVTEHCTGEDLSNDPPGDPSSNPPHPDPSHVVTTDTGHTAAKKFQCGECGKQFLYSSGLFTHKRIHTGEKPYSCLLCGKGFTNRSALIIHERSHTGEKPFSCSVCGKCFSTKSKVTDHKKVHTGEKPYSCSECGKCFIKKSHLIIHKRSHTGEKPYSCPECGKGFTAKAKLKNHLRIHTGEKPFTCSMCGKSYFNKSDLVRHDRSHTGEKPYLCVECGKSFTNKSDLARHKRSHTGERPYSCPVCGKCFVNKSNLITHKRIHTGEKPYPCSVCGKCFGTKFSLVLHERIHTGEKPFTCSECGKGFVNKSDLVTHLRSHTGEKPYPCPECGKCFTLKSSLVTHERIHTGEKPFTCSECGKCFIDKSSLVLHKRVHTGEKPYPCPECGRCFINKSSLVTHERSHTGEKPYSCSLCGKCFTRKSNLVLHERIHTG from the exons ATG GCTTATATATTGTTGAAGAAAACATTTGAAGACTGTGTGGCCACCAGCAACCATCTCCAGGAGCCAGAAGGAGGATGTGACCGAAGTCCCATCACAGAGCCAggcggaggagggagcaggagccggggGCCCATCacagagccaggaggaggatggagccggGGCCCCATCACAGAGccaagaggaggagggagcaggagccaagGCCCCATCacagagccaggaggaggaggatggagccggGGCCCCATCACAGAgcctccccctctctccctgaTCCATGAGCAGAGGATCCTAGAACTGACCATGAAGATGACTGCGCTGCtgtctggagag gttcctataaggtgtcaggatgtggctgtgtatttctccatggaggagcggGAGTACATAGAGGGACACAAGGACCGGTaccaggacgtcatgatggaggacccccGGCCCCGCACATCACATG gaacagtagcaacgtgcctggACAAATGgttgaatgctggagatgtagttggagggagccacaagatggatcatcagcctggatgcaatggcaggctgggagatagctgtgtcctggaaggatgcttcagcttttcctgggttgcttcaggtatcagccttgaag aagATCCAGGTATGAAATCTGGGGGAAGAGTCACGTTATCAGTAAAAGATGTCACTGAGCACTGTACAGGAGAAGACCTCAGTAATGATCCTCCAGGAGATCCATCATCTAATCCTCCTCATCCTGACCCGTCACACGTGGTCACCACCGATACAGGACACACAGCGGCTAAGAAGTTCCAATGTGGGGAATGTGGAAAACAGTTTTTATATAGCTCAGGTCTTTTTACACACAAaagaattcacacgggagagaagccatattcatgtttaCTCTGTGGAAAAGGCTTTACAAACAGATCAGCCCTGATCATACatgagagaagtcacacaggagagaagccattttcatgttctgtatGCGGTAAATGCTTTAGTACGAAATCCAAAGTCACGGATCATAAGAAAGTTCATACCGgagagaagccgtattcatgttcagaatgtggaaaatgttttatcaaAAAATCCCATCTTATTATACacaagagaagtcacacaggggagaagccctattcgtgtcctgaatgtgggaaaggttttacAGCAAAAGCAAAACTCAAAAAtcatctgagaattcacacaggagagaaaccatttacATGCTCCATGTGTGGGAAAAGCTATTTTAATAAATCCGATCTTGTGAGACATgatagaagtcacacaggggagaagccctatCTATGTGTGGAGTGTGGGAAATCTTTTACAAATAAATCAGATCTTGCTAGACATAAAAGAAGTCACACGGGAGAGAGACCGTATTCATGTCCAGTGTGCGGGAAATGTTTTGTGAATAAATCCAACCTAATTACACacaagagaattcacacgggagagaagccgtaTCCGTGCTCcgtatgtggaaaatgttttgggaCGAAATTTAGTCTAGTTttgcatgagagaattcacacgggagagaagccatttacatGCTCTGAGTGCGGGAAAGGCTTTGTAAATAAATCCGATCTTGTTACACatctgagaagtcacacaggagagaagccctatccatgtccagaatgtggcaaatgttttacacttaaatcaagtcttgttacacatgagagaattcacactggaGAAAAGCCATtcacatgttcagaatgtgggaaatgttttatagaCAAATCCAGTCTTGTGCTACACAAGAGagttcacacgggagagaagccatatccatgtccagaatgtgggagaTGCTTCATAAATAAGTCAAGCCTTGTTACGCACGAGCgaagccacacaggggagaagccctatTCCTGTTCtctatgtgggaaatgttttacaagaaaatcaaatcttgttctacatgagagaattcacacaggataA